From the Anaeromyxobacter dehalogenans 2CP-1 genome, the window CGCGCGCCCGCCCGGCGGCGCCGCGCGGCGAGCCCACGGTGGACTACTCGTTCGACCAGCGCGGCGACGCCGGCGCGGCCGCCTTCTCGCGGGGCGAGCGGGTGGCGCACGCCTCGCTCGGCGAGGGCGTGGTGCTCGCCTGCGACGCGGGCGGCGCGGACGCGAAGGCCACCGTGCGGTTCGCCTCGGCCGGCGACAAGCGCGTCCTGGCGCGGTTCCTCCGGAGAGCCTTCTAGCGCGCCTGCCCCGTTCGCCGGGCGCGGGCCCCACCTCGCCGGGCGGCGCCCCCACCCGCCCCTCCCTCCGAGGCGGCGGCGGCGTATGATCCGGGCATGGCCCAGGCCGCCGCGACGACGCTCCCGCAGGTGACGGAGGCGCTCGTCCGCGACCTCCCCAAGACCGACCTGCACTGCCACCTCGACGGCTCGGTCCGGCTCGCCACCGTGCTGGACCTCGCCGCGCAGCAGGGGGTGCGCCTGCCCGCCGAGACGCCCGAGGGGCTCGCGAAGGCCATCCACATGGGCGAGGTGTGCGCCTCGCTGGAGGACTACCTCACCGCGTTCGACGTCACGCTCGCGGTGCTCCAGACCGAGGAGGCGCTGTACCGGACCGCCTACGAGCTCGCGCTCGACGCGGCCGCCGAGAACGTCCGCTACCTCGAGGTCCGCTACTCGCCGGTCCTGCACACCAGGAAGGGCCTGAAGCCCACCTCCATCGTGGACGCGGTGCTGGCCGGGCTGCGGGCGGCGCGGCGCGAGACCGGGATCGAGTCGAACGTCATCATCTGCGGGATCCGCCACATCGATCCCATGACCTCGGTGCGCCTCGCCGAGCTGGCGGTCGCGTACAAGGGCAAGGGCGTGGTGGGGTTCGACCTCGCCGGCGCGGAGGAGGGCCACCCGGCGCGGCGTCACCGCGACGCGGTCCAGCTCATCCTCGACAACAACGTGAACGTGACCATCCACGCCGGGGAGGCGTTCGGACCGGAGTCCATCGCGCAGGCGGTGCACTGGTGCGGCGCCCACCGCATCGGCCACGGCGTGCGGCTGCGCGAGAACGGCGACCTGCTCAACTACCTGAACGACCACCGCATCCCGCTGGAGATGTGCCCGTCGTCGAACGTCCAGACCGGCTCGGTGCAGGGCTTCGCGAGCCACCCGCTCAAGTTCTACTTCGACTTCGGCCTGCGGGTCTCGGTGAACACCGACAACCGCCTCATCACCGACACCACCGTCACGAAGGAGCTGCTGGTGGCGCACCGCGAGATGGGCTTCACGCTGGAGGACCTCTGCACCGTGCTGGTGCAGGGCTTCAAGAGCGCGTTCCTGCCGTTCCGCGACAAGCAGGAGCTGCTCCGGCGGGTGAACCTGGAGATCGCGCAGGTGCTCGCGCGCCACGGCGCGCCGGCGCCGGTCGCGGGCGACGGCGCGGCCCGCGCGGCGGTCGAGGCGGGGACGCCGTGACCGCGCGCCTGCGCTACCGCTCGCCGGTGGGGATCCTCACGGTCGAGGCGAGCGACGAGGGGGTGTTCGGCCTTTCGTTCGGCGATCGCGGGCCGTCGCGCCCCGGCCCGTCGGCGCGTGCGCGCGCCCACCTCGACGCGGCGGCGCGGGCGCTCGACGACTACTTCGCGGGCCGGCCGCCCTCGCTCCCGCCGCTCGTCCTCCAGGGGAGCCCGTTCCAGAAGCGTGTCTGGGACGCGCTCCTCGCCATCCCGTGGGGCGACACCCGCACCTACGGCGAGGTGGCCGAGGCGCTCGGCGCCGCGGGCGGCGCCCGGGCGGTGGGCGGCGCGAACCACGAGAACCCGGTCGCGATCCTGGTGCCGTGCCACCGGGTGGTGCAGGCCCGCGGGCGGCTGGGCGGCTACGGCGGCGGCGTGGAGGTGAAGCGCTGGCTGCTCGCGCACGAGGCGGCGCACGGCCCGGCGCTCCGGCCGGCGTGACCTCGCCGCGCCGCCCCCCCGACGAGGCGCGCGCGGGGGCGCAGCGCGGGCCGGGATCGCGCCGCCGCCCGCGCGCCCGCTTCCTTGCCCTGCCCCGAGCCGGTGCGTAGCATCGGAGGTGTTCCTCACCCTGGACCGGAGTCACGGATGGCGAAGCTGCTCGCGATGATCCTCGCCGGCGGAGAGGGGCGCCGGCTGGACCCGCTCACGCGCGATCGCGCGAAGCCGGCGGTGCCGTTCGGCGGCCGCTACCGGATCGTGGACTTCGTCCTGTCGAACATGGCGAACTCCGGCATCCTCAAGATGAAGGTGGTGGTGCAGTACAAGTCGGAGTCGCTCAACACGCACGTGCAGCGCGCCTGGCGCCTCACGTCGCTGCTCAACCAGTACGTGGAGCTGGTGCCGGCGCAGATGCGGGTCGGCCCGAAGTGGTTCGAGGGCTCGGCCGACGCCATCTACCAGAACCTGAACATCATCACCGACGAGGAGCCCGACTTCACGTTCGTGTTCGGCGCCGACCACGTCTACCGCATGGACGCGCGGCAGATGCTGGAGTTCCACCTCGACCGCAAGGCCGAGCTGACCGTGGCGGCGGTGCCCATCCCCGTCCAGGAGGCGAGCGAGTTCGGCATCATCGAGGTGGACGCCGACGGCCGGATGATCGGCTTCGTGGAGAAGCCGCAGTCGGCCCCCAAGACCATCCCCGGCGACCCGACCCGCTGCCTGGCCTCGATGGGCAACTACCTGTTCTCCACCGACGCGCTGGTGCAGGAGATCGTCCGCGACGCGGGCGACCCGTCGAGCGCGCACGACTTCGGCAAGTCCATCGTGGCGTCGATGTACCAGCGCAAGCGCGTGTACGTGTACGACTTCGCGCGGAACGTGGTGCCGGGGCAGACCGAGCGCGAGCGAGGCTACTGGCGCGACGTGGGCTCCATCGACGCCTACTTCCAGGCGAACATGGACCTGGTGGCGGTGGACCCGGTGTTCTCGCTCTACAACGACGAGTGGCCCATCTTCACGGTCCAGTACAACTACCCGCCGGCCAAGTTCGTGTTCAACAACGAGAGCGACCACCGCGTCGGGCGCGCCACCGACTCGCTGGTGTCGGAGGGCTGCATCATCTCCGGCTCCCACGTCCACCACTCCATCCTGTCGCCGAAGGTGCGGGTGAACAGCTACGCCACGGTGGACGAGTCGATCGTGTTCGAGAACGTGAACATCGGCCGCCACTGCCGGATCCGCCGCGCCATCATCGACAAGCACGTGGACATCCCCGCCCACACCACCATCGGCTACGACCACGAGAAGGACCGCAAGCACTTCCACGTGACCGAGAGCGGGATCGTGATCATCCCGAAGGGCATGCGGATCGAGGCGGGACGGTAGCGGGCGGCCCCTCGACTCCGCCCGCCTGCGGCGGTCCCTCGACTCCGCCCGCCTGCGGCGGTCCCTCGACTCCGCCCGCCTGCGGCGGGCTACGCTCGGGATGATCGAAGGTCCGGCCGGGCTCGGCGGACTACCGGCGCGCCAGCCGCTCGGCCTTGTTGAACGCGATCTGGAGATCCACCGGCTTCTCCATCACGTCCCAGGCGCCGAGCCCGAGCATCAGCTCGCGGAGGTTCTGGTCGGACCCGTGCGCGCTGATCACGAGGACGGGGATGCCCTGGGTCCGCGGGTCGGCCTTCAGGCGGCGGAGCGCGTCGCGGCCGTCCACCTTCGGCATGGCCACGTCGAGGAGGATGAGGTCGGGCCCCTGGTCGGCCGCGGCGCTGAACGCCTCGGCGCCGTCGTGGGCGACGAGGACGGTGTGCCCGCGGCTCTGCGCGTAGGCGGTGTACAGCCGGGCCACCGCGGGATCGTCCTCGGCGACCAGGATGCGCAGCGGGGAGGGTTCGGGGGCCATCCGGGGGGAGGATACCTCCGCCGCCGGCCGGCGCAACGACCGCCCCGTCGTGCCTCGTGCGGGCGGGGGCATGTCCGGCAGGTCGGCCACCGGCGGGCCGTGACGGGCGGCCGGTCGCGGCATATAACGCGAGGCGCCATGATCGCGAGCCCGCTCCTCGTCGCAGCGCTCCTCACCGCAGCGCCCGCGGCCGCCGCCCCGCCGCCCGGCGACGCGCCCGAGATCCCGTACACCATGTTCACCCTCGGGAACGGCCTCACCGTGATCCTGCACGAGGATCACACCGCCCCCCTCGTCGGCGTCCACGTCCAGTACGACGTGGGCTCGAAGGACGAGCGCCCCGGCCGCACCGGCTTCGCGCACCTGTTCGAGCACCTCATGTTCCAGGGCAGCGCGCACCTGCCCAAGGGCGAGGCCGACCGGCTGGTCGACGCGGCCGGCGGCGAGGCGAACGGCGGGACCAGCCCGGACAGCACCGTGTACTGGGAGCAGGTGCCCTCCGGCGCGCTCGAGCAGATGCTGTTCATCGAGGCCGACCGGATGGGCTGGATGTTCCCCACGCTCACCCAGGAGAAGCTCGACAACCAGCGCGACGTGGTGCGGAACGAGCGGCGGCAGTCCTACGAGATGCAGCCGTACGGCCTCGTGTTCGAGAAGCTCCTCGCGAACCTGTGGGATCCCGAGTTCCCCTACCACTGGCAGACCATCGGCACGCACGAGGACCTGGAGGCCGCCACCCTCGCCGACGTGAAGCAGTTCTTCGAGCGCTGGTACGGGCCGGAGAACGCGGTGCTCGCCATCGCCGGCGACATCGACCCGGCGCGGACGCGCGCGCTGGTGGAGAAGTGGTTCGGGCCCATCCCCGGGAAGGCGCGGCCGGCGCACCAGCCGCCGGCGCCGAAGCCGCTCGCGGCGGAGCAGCGCGTCTCGATGGACGACCGCGTGCAGCTTCCCCGGCTGTACCTCGCCTGGCAGACGCCGCGGGTGTTCGCGCCGGGCGACGCGGCGCTGGACGTGCTCTCGAGCGTGCTCTCCGACGGCAAGAGCGCGCGCCTGGTGAAGCGGCTGGTGATGGACGAGCAGATCGCGCAGGGCGTCTCGGCCGGGCAGATGAGCCAGGCGCTCGCGAGCATGTACCTGGTGGTCGCGACGCCGAAGCCGGGCATCCCGCTCGAGCGGCTGGAGCGCGAGATCGACGAGGAGCTGGCGCGGATCGCGCGCGAGCCGCCCTCGGCCGAGGAGGTGCAGCGCGCCAAGAACAAGATCGAGGCCGGCGCGGTGTTCGGCCTCGAGCCGGTGGGGGGCTTCGGCGGGCGCGCCGCCTCGCTGGCCGGCTACTACGTGCGCACCGGCGACCCCGGGTACCTCGCGAAGGACCTGGCCCGCTACCGCGCGGTGACGCCCGCCGACGTCTCCGAGGCCGCCCGCCGCTTCCTGCGCAAGGACGCGCGCGTGGTCCTCACCGTCCACCCCAGGCCGGCGGCCGCCGGCGCCGCCGCCGGGAGCGCCCGATGACCCGCAGCCTCCGCCTCCTCGCCGTCCTCCTCGCCGCCGCGCTCGGCTGCGCCGGCTCCAGGCCGGCCCCTGCGCCGGCCGCGCCCGCCGCGGCGCCGCAGCCGCAGGCCGCCGCCGCGCCCGCCGGCGCGGATCGCACGCAGGTCCCGGCCGCGGGCGAGGCGCCGGAGCTGCACCTGCCTCGCCAGCAGCACTTCGCGCTCGCGAACGGCCTGCGGGTGCGGCTGGTCGAGCACCGGCGCTTGCCCATCGTGGCGCTCAACCTGGTGGTGCGCGCCGGCGCGGTGAACGACCCCGCGGGCCTCCCCGGCCTGGCCAGCTTCACCGCCAGCATGCTCACCGAGGGCGGCACCCGCAGCCGCACCGCCACCCGGCTCTCCGACGAGGTCGGCTTCCTGGGCGCCTCGCTCGGCGCCGGCACCGGCCAGGACGCCGCCTCGCTCTCCGGCTCCTCGCTCTCGCGCCACCTGCCGAAGCTCCTCGACCTGTTCGCCGACGTGGCCATGAACCCCGCGTTCCGGGCGAAGGACTTCGCGCGCGTCCAGGACCAGCGCAAGGTGACGCTGCTCCAGCAGCGCGACCAGCCGGCCACGATCGCGGGCAAGGCGTTCCTGAAGGCCTACTGGGGCGAGGGTCACCCCTACGGCCACTACGTGCTCGGCGACGAGGCGTCGGTGGCGGCCACGCGCCCGGCCGACCTGGCCGCGTTCCACGCGCGCTTCTGGCGGCCCGCCAACGCCGAGCTGGTGGTGGTGGGCGACGTCTCGGAGGCCGAGCTGCGGCCGCTCCTCGAGCGGACGCTGGGGAAGTGGCCGGCCGGCACCGCCGCGGCCGCGCCCCGCGCCCCCGCGCCGGCCGCGCCGCACGTGACGCTCCTGCTCGACAAGCCGGACGCGCCGCAGACGCTCGTGATGCTGGGCATGCCCGGGCTGGCGCGCGCCTCGCCGGACTACGTCGCGGCCACGGTGGCGTTCCAGGTGCTGGGCGGCGGGATGTCCTCGCGGCTGTTCCGCACGCTCCGGGAGGAGAAGGGCTACACCTACGGCATGGGCGCCGGCGCCGACGCGCGCCGCCTCGGCGGCGTCAGCATCGTGCACGGCAACGTGAAGGCGGAGGTGACCGGCGCCGCGCTGGGCGACCTGCTCGGTGAGATCCGCAAGCTGCGCGATCAGCCGGTGGGCGACGCGGAGCTGGCCGACGCGCGGAACGCGCTCGTCCGCTCGCTGCCGGCCGACTTCGCCACCGTGGGCGGCATCGCCGGGCGCGTGGCCGAGCTGGTGATCCACGGCCTCCCCGACGACTACTGGAACGGCTACGCCGACGCCGTCCGCGACGTCGCCCCGGCGGACGTGCAGCGCATCGCCGAGCGCTACCTCGACCCGGCGCGCGCCACCCTCGTGCTGGTGGGCACGCCGGCCGCGGTGCGGCCGCAGCTCGAGGGGCTCGCCATCGGCAAGGTCGAGGTCCGCCCGGTGCCCGGCGCCGCGCCGGTCCGCGCGCCGCCGCGGAGCCCGCGGGTCCGCACGCAGCGGCCGCCCACCTCCTCGCCCGCGCCCTAGGCCGAGACCGCTCGGCCCGGGCCGCTGCTGCGGCGGGCAGACACGTCCCTGCGCTGCTCGACGTGCCTGCGGGCACGCCTGCGCTGCTCGGACCTCGTGTGCCCGGTCGCCGGACGCCACCGTGTGCCTCGCGACGCGACCAGATCGACCGGGCTCGGCGAGCCCCCGCCTGTCGGCCCCCTCGGCTACACTCGGGCACCCGGCGGTCCCCCCGACCGCCGGGCCCTGCCCATGGCCGATCTGCAGAACGAGTTCTCCTGGTCGAAGTCGCGCCACGAGAAGTTCGCCGAGTGCCGGCGCGCGTACTTCTACGCCTACTACGGGAGCTGGGGCGGCTGGGAGGCCGCGCACGGCACCCCGGTGCGCGAGCTCTACGTCCTGAAGAAGCTCTCCTCCCGCTGGCAGTGGGCGGGGTCGGTGGTGCACGGCGCGCTGAAGCAGATGCTCTCGGCGGCGCGGGTGAGCGGGACGTTCTGGCCGGCGGAGAAGCTGCTCGACCGCACCCGCCGCAAGGCGCGCGCCGAGTGGGCCTCGTCGCGCGACAAGTCCTACTGGCGCGAGGCCTCGCGCATCACGGGCCTGGTGGAGCACGAGTACGGCGAGCCGGTGTCGGACGCGGACTGGAAGCGGCTGTTCGAGCAGGTGGTGGACGGCGGGCTGCGCGGCTTCTACGCGAGCGAGGCGTTCGAGGCGATCCGCGCCACGCCGCGCGACCGCTGGCTCTCGGTGGACGAGCTCGACGCCTGGGACTTCGAGGGCACGAAGATCTGGGTGGCGGTGGACTTCGCCTACCGCGACGCCGAAAGCCGGGTGCAGATCCTCGACTGGAAGACCGGCCGCGAGCGGACGGTGGACCACACCCAGCTCGGCATCTACTCGCTCTACGCGCAGCGGAAGTGGGGCGCCGCGCCGGACGCGGTGGTGGGCGGGCTCGTGTACCTGGCCGCGCCCGAGGACGGTGGCGCCGGGCGGGTGTCGGTGGCGGTGGACCCGGCCGCGCTCTCGGCCTGCCAGGACGCGATGCGCGGCTCCATCGCCTCGATGCGCGCGGCGCTCGCCGACCCGGCGCGGAACGTGGCGGTGGAGGACGCGTTCCCCCGGCCCGACGACCGGGTCGCCTGCCGCCGCTGCCCGTTCCGCCGCCCCTGCGGGCGGCTCTAGCCCGTCGCGAGCGGCTTGCGCATCCAGCGCGCGGGCAGCCCGAGGCCGCCCGGGAGCGGCGCGCGCGCGGCGCGGCCGGGGCGGAACCCGAGCCGGGCGTAGAAGCCGATCGCGGGCGCGGCCGCGAGCACGCGCAGCGCCCGGAAGCCGTCGTTCCGAGCTCGCCGCTCCACCGCGGCGACGAGCGCCGCGCCCACCCCGCGGCCCGCCGCGGAGGGCCGGACGAACACCGCGGTCAGCTCCGCCCCGCGCCAGGCGGCGTACCCGGCCACCCGGCCGCCGCGCTCGGCCACGAGGTACCGCTCGCCGCCCGCGCTCATGGCCCACAGGTGATAGAGCGGCGGGAGCGAGGCCCAGGCGGCGCGCAGGCGGTCCGGGAGCGCGCCGGCGGGGACCCCGCGCACCGCGGCGCGCATCGCCCGCGCGATCGCGGCGGCGTCCGCGGGCCGCGCCGCGCGGACGCGGGGCGCGCCGGGGCGGCGGTCCCGCGTCAGGGCTTCGCGTCCTTGTCGGCGAGCCCGTGCCGCGCGAGCTTCTCGTAGAACGTGGATCGGTGCAGCCCGGACAGCTCGGCGGCCCGCGCCACCTGCCCGCCCGCCTCGCGCAGCACGTCCTCGAGGAAGCGCTTCTCCCAGGCGTCGCGGGCGCGCCGGTAGCGTCCCTCGTCGGCGCCGCCGGCCGCGTCGCCGGAAGGCGTGAGCTCCGGCGGCAGGTCGGCGAGCGCGATGGCCTCGCCGCGCGCGAGCAGCAGCCCCCGCTCGATGGCGTGCTCCAGCTCGCGGATGTTGCCCGGCCATGGGTGGTCGAGGAGCGCCCGCATGGCCTCGGCGTCGGGCTGGAGCGGCGGGCGCGAGAGCCGGAGCGCGTGCTTCTGCACCAGGTGCTCGACGAGCAGCGGGATGTCCTCGCGCCGCTCGCGGAGCGGGGGCAGGCGCAGCGGGACCACCCGGAGCCGGAACCAGAGGTCCTCGCGGAACTTCCCCTCCTTCACGCGCCGCAGCAGATCCTCGTTGGTGGCCGCCACCACCCGCACGTTCGCCTTGCGCGCCTTGCGGCTGCCGACCGGGATGAACTCGCCATCCTGCAGGACGCGCAGGAGCTTCGGCTGGAGCGCCGGGGGCAACAGGCCGATCTCGTCGAGGAACAGCGTGCCGCCCTCCGCCGCGGCGAAGAACCCGGCCCGCGGCTGGTCGGCGCCGGTGAACGCGCCCTTCTCGTGGCCGAACAGCTCCGACTCGGCCAGGTTCTCCGGGATCGCGCTCATGTTGAGCGCGACGTACGGCCCCTGCGCGCGCGAGGAGAGCGCGTGGGCGGCGCGGGCGAGCAGGTCCTTGCCGGTGCCGGACTCGCCCTCGATGAGGATGGGCACGTCGGACGGCGCGATGCGCTCCAGCATCGAGACCAGGTCCTTCATGGACTGCGACTTGCCCACGATCCCGTGCACGCTGAACTGGCCGGCGAGCGCGGAGCGGAGCCGGGCGTTCTCCTTCTTCACCCGCGCGTGCTCCACCGCGCGCGCCACCACCAGCTCCAGCTCCTCCGGCTCGAACGGCTTCTTCAGGTAGTCGAACGCGCCCGCCTTCATCGCCTCGACCGCGGTCTCCACGGTGGCGAACGCGGTGACGAGGATCACCGGGATCTCCGGCACCTTCGCCTGGAAGCGGCGCAGCCCTTCGATGCCGTCGATGCCCGGCATGCGCAGGTCGGTGACGATGCAGTCGAAGTCGGCGCGCTCCACCGCCGGCACCGCCTCCGCCACCGAGGGGAAGTCGTAGACGTCGTAGGAGCGGGCCAGCGTGCGCTTCATCATCTGGCGCGCGCTGTCCAGGTCGTCGATGACCATCAGGTTGGGCTTCTTCGCGCTCGCCATGGCTACCCCGCGCCTCCCGCCGCGGCGTCCGCGGCGGCGCCGGCCTCGGCGGCCGGCAGGTGGACCCGGAACGTGGCACCGGCGCCGGGCGCGCCGGCCACCTCCACCGTGCCGCCGTGCGCCTCGGCGGC encodes:
- a CDS encoding sigma-54-dependent transcriptional regulator, which produces MASAKKPNLMVIDDLDSARQMMKRTLARSYDVYDFPSVAEAVPAVERADFDCIVTDLRMPGIDGIEGLRRFQAKVPEIPVILVTAFATVETAVEAMKAGAFDYLKKPFEPEELELVVARAVEHARVKKENARLRSALAGQFSVHGIVGKSQSMKDLVSMLERIAPSDVPILIEGESGTGKDLLARAAHALSSRAQGPYVALNMSAIPENLAESELFGHEKGAFTGADQPRAGFFAAAEGGTLFLDEIGLLPPALQPKLLRVLQDGEFIPVGSRKARKANVRVVAATNEDLLRRVKEGKFREDLWFRLRVVPLRLPPLRERREDIPLLVEHLVQKHALRLSRPPLQPDAEAMRALLDHPWPGNIRELEHAIERGLLLARGEAIALADLPPELTPSGDAAGGADEGRYRRARDAWEKRFLEDVLREAGGQVARAAELSGLHRSTFYEKLARHGLADKDAKP
- the add gene encoding adenosine deaminase, with the protein product MAQAAATTLPQVTEALVRDLPKTDLHCHLDGSVRLATVLDLAAQQGVRLPAETPEGLAKAIHMGEVCASLEDYLTAFDVTLAVLQTEEALYRTAYELALDAAAENVRYLEVRYSPVLHTRKGLKPTSIVDAVLAGLRAARRETGIESNVIICGIRHIDPMTSVRLAELAVAYKGKGVVGFDLAGAEEGHPARRHRDAVQLILDNNVNVTIHAGEAFGPESIAQAVHWCGAHRIGHGVRLRENGDLLNYLNDHRIPLEMCPSSNVQTGSVQGFASHPLKFYFDFGLRVSVNTDNRLITDTTVTKELLVAHREMGFTLEDLCTVLVQGFKSAFLPFRDKQELLRRVNLEIAQVLARHGAPAPVAGDGAARAAVEAGTP
- a CDS encoding PD-(D/E)XK nuclease family protein, yielding MADLQNEFSWSKSRHEKFAECRRAYFYAYYGSWGGWEAAHGTPVRELYVLKKLSSRWQWAGSVVHGALKQMLSAARVSGTFWPAEKLLDRTRRKARAEWASSRDKSYWREASRITGLVEHEYGEPVSDADWKRLFEQVVDGGLRGFYASEAFEAIRATPRDRWLSVDELDAWDFEGTKIWVAVDFAYRDAESRVQILDWKTGRERTVDHTQLGIYSLYAQRKWGAAPDAVVGGLVYLAAPEDGGAGRVSVAVDPAALSACQDAMRGSIASMRAALADPARNVAVEDAFPRPDDRVACRRCPFRRPCGRL
- a CDS encoding response regulator transcription factor, which translates into the protein MAPEPSPLRILVAEDDPAVARLYTAYAQSRGHTVLVAHDGAEAFSAAADQGPDLILLDVAMPKVDGRDALRRLKADPRTQGIPVLVISAHGSDQNLRELMLGLGAWDVMEKPVDLQIAFNKAERLARR
- a CDS encoding M16 family metallopeptidase; its protein translation is MTRSLRLLAVLLAAALGCAGSRPAPAPAAPAAAPQPQAAAAPAGADRTQVPAAGEAPELHLPRQQHFALANGLRVRLVEHRRLPIVALNLVVRAGAVNDPAGLPGLASFTASMLTEGGTRSRTATRLSDEVGFLGASLGAGTGQDAASLSGSSLSRHLPKLLDLFADVAMNPAFRAKDFARVQDQRKVTLLQQRDQPATIAGKAFLKAYWGEGHPYGHYVLGDEASVAATRPADLAAFHARFWRPANAELVVVGDVSEAELRPLLERTLGKWPAGTAAAAPRAPAPAAPHVTLLLDKPDAPQTLVMLGMPGLARASPDYVAATVAFQVLGGGMSSRLFRTLREEKGYTYGMGAGADARRLGGVSIVHGNVKAEVTGAALGDLLGEIRKLRDQPVGDAELADARNALVRSLPADFATVGGIAGRVAELVIHGLPDDYWNGYADAVRDVAPADVQRIAERYLDPARATLVLVGTPAAVRPQLEGLAIGKVEVRPVPGAAPVRAPPRSPRVRTQRPPTSSPAP
- a CDS encoding GNAT family N-acetyltransferase, which encodes MRAAVRGVPAGALPDRLRAAWASLPPLYHLWAMSAGGERYLVAERGGRVAGYAAWRGAELTAVFVRPSAAGRGVGAALVAAVERRARNDGFRALRVLAAAPAIGFYARLGFRPGRAARAPLPGGLGLPARWMRKPLATG
- a CDS encoding M16 family metallopeptidase, translated to MIASPLLVAALLTAAPAAAAPPPGDAPEIPYTMFTLGNGLTVILHEDHTAPLVGVHVQYDVGSKDERPGRTGFAHLFEHLMFQGSAHLPKGEADRLVDAAGGEANGGTSPDSTVYWEQVPSGALEQMLFIEADRMGWMFPTLTQEKLDNQRDVVRNERRQSYEMQPYGLVFEKLLANLWDPEFPYHWQTIGTHEDLEAATLADVKQFFERWYGPENAVLAIAGDIDPARTRALVEKWFGPIPGKARPAHQPPAPKPLAAEQRVSMDDRVQLPRLYLAWQTPRVFAPGDAALDVLSSVLSDGKSARLVKRLVMDEQIAQGVSAGQMSQALASMYLVVATPKPGIPLERLEREIDEELARIAREPPSAEEVQRAKNKIEAGAVFGLEPVGGFGGRAASLAGYYVRTGDPGYLAKDLARYRAVTPADVSEAARRFLRKDARVVLTVHPRPAAAGAAAGSAR
- the glgC gene encoding glucose-1-phosphate adenylyltransferase codes for the protein MAKLLAMILAGGEGRRLDPLTRDRAKPAVPFGGRYRIVDFVLSNMANSGILKMKVVVQYKSESLNTHVQRAWRLTSLLNQYVELVPAQMRVGPKWFEGSADAIYQNLNIITDEEPDFTFVFGADHVYRMDARQMLEFHLDRKAELTVAAVPIPVQEASEFGIIEVDADGRMIGFVEKPQSAPKTIPGDPTRCLASMGNYLFSTDALVQEIVRDAGDPSSAHDFGKSIVASMYQRKRVYVYDFARNVVPGQTERERGYWRDVGSIDAYFQANMDLVAVDPVFSLYNDEWPIFTVQYNYPPAKFVFNNESDHRVGRATDSLVSEGCIISGSHVHHSILSPKVRVNSYATVDESIVFENVNIGRHCRIRRAIIDKHVDIPAHTTIGYDHEKDRKHFHVTESGIVIIPKGMRIEAGR
- a CDS encoding methylated-DNA--[protein]-cysteine S-methyltransferase translates to MTARLRYRSPVGILTVEASDEGVFGLSFGDRGPSRPGPSARARAHLDAAARALDDYFAGRPPSLPPLVLQGSPFQKRVWDALLAIPWGDTRTYGEVAEALGAAGGARAVGGANHENPVAILVPCHRVVQARGRLGGYGGGVEVKRWLLAHEAAHGPALRPA